The Aerococcus christensenii genome segment TTTACTGCAGGGCAGAGAGAAAATATGGTACCAGGGGAAGCAACTGCTGTGATTGAAGGTTTTAACCCCCTTCTTGTTCAAGAAGCAGCTGATCAATTCAATGCTCAACAGTCTGTGCAGATCACTGTGGAAGAAAAGGGACAAGAACTGACAGTAATCGCTCATGGCAAGGTCTCTCATGGAGCTTTCCCAGAAAATGGACACAATGCTGCTACTTATTTAGCTGCCTTTTTGACTAGCTTAGATGCTAAATTAGAAAAAGATCCCTATTTAAGCTTTATTGCTAACGTTTTACATTTAGACTTTAAGGGACAAAAGGTAGGTATCAGTCATCACGATCCTGTGATGGGAGATCTTTCCTTGAATTCAGGGGTCTTTTATAAAGAAGGCGATAAACAAGTAATTACGGTCAATATTCGTTTCCCTCAAGGGCAAAGTTTTGAACAATTAGATGCTCGATTTGATGAATTAGGACAACAATTTGGTTTTGAACGGGTAACTGGTCCTTCTAACAAGCTACCGCATTATGTTCCAATGGACGATCCTTTGGTAAAAACTTTACTAGCAGTATATGAAGAACATACTGGCATGGAAGGCTATGAGACAGTGATCGGTGGAGGAACTTATGCTCGTTTGATGAAGCGTGGGGTAGCTTTTGGTGCAGAATTCCCAGATGAAGAAAATACCATGCATGAACCGAATGAAGTTCAGAGCCTTGATCGGTTATTATTGACGATTGCGATCTATGCCGATGCGATCTATCGGTTGATTCAGTAAAATGATTACTTCAAAAAATAACCCCACGATTAAAGCTTTAAAAAAATTACATACCAGAAAAGGGCGGCAGAAGGCCCATCAATATCTTATTGAAGGCCCTCATTTAGTGAAAGAAGCCATCCAATCTCAAGCGCCGATTAAAGCAATCTATGCCTTAGAAGAGAAGAGAGAAGAGGACTACAAATCCTATCCTTTAGAAACGATTTCTTCTGAAGTAGCCGATGCTTTGAGTCAGACAGAACAAACACAAGGAGTTTATGCTTTGATTGGCCTTAGAGAAGAGGTAAATTTAGAGCCTACAAGCCCTCATATTTTGTTAGTAGATGCCATTCAAGACCCCGGCAATTTAGGAACTTTGATTCGGACAGCCGATGCTTTCTCATATCGAGATATTTATTTAGGACAAGGGACAATTGATCCTTATAATGATAAGGTGGTCCGTTCCATGCAAGGCAGTCAGTTTCATGTGAATCTTCATCAAGTAGATCTTGAGAAATGGATTCCAAGGCTTCAGTCCAAAGGTTATCTGATTATGGCTACGGAATTGAATCCTTCTGCCCAAGCTTTAGAAAGGTTGAGCTTTAATCCTCATCAAAAATTCGGAATTGTTTTAGGCAATGAGGGAAATGGCGTTTGTTCCTCTGTTATTGAAAAAAGTGATCTTTCTCTTTATATTACAATGCCTGGATGTGCTGAGTCCTTAAATGTTGCTATTGCAGGAGCTATTGCCATGCATCACTTTGTTTCTGTACCTTCAGTATAAAAAAGCAAGAGTTCCAAGAATAAAGTTGACTATTTGGGAGGGACTCGTTAAAATAGGAAAAAGTAAATAATTAATTAACGTTGAAAGAAGACGACATAACTTAACAATTTTCAGGAAAAGAAACCAGCGATTGAAAGTTTCTTAATTGGAGGTTATGATCTTTTCACTTCTGGAGTCGGCATCGGGCGATCATTTCAAAAGATGTCACGGATAAGCGCGATATAGCTTAACCAAGTGTTTATTTAGAAATAAAAACTAGGGTGGTACCGCGGTCTCTCGTCCCTTTTTTAGGGTGAGAGGCCTTTTTTGTTGAAGTGAGTTTTAGAGCGTTAACTTACAATTTGAAAGGAGTCAGAAATGGATATTATTGCTGATCTAAAGAAAATCGAACAAACCATTCAAGAAAAAGTCCAATCCATTGGACGTTTAGAAGATATTCAAGACATTCGTGTGAAATATCTTGGGAAAAAAGGCCCCATCACAGAAGCTTTGAGGCATATGAAGGATTTAAGTGCAGAAGAGCGGCCAAAAGTAGGTGCTTATGCGAATCAATTGAAGAATAAAGTTTCTTCTGCCCTCCAAGAGAAAGAAGAAGTCTTAGAACAAGAAGCTTTAAAAGCCAAATTAGAGGCAGAGAGCTTAGATGTGACTCTCCCAGGCAAGCGGCATCAAATGGGGTACCGTCATATTATTAGTCAAGTTATGGAAGAAATTGAAGATCTTTTCCTTGCTCAAGGCTATAAGATTGTCAATGGGACAGAGTTGGAATCTGATTATTACAATTTTAAACGGATGAATCTTCCAGAAAACCATCCTGCCAGAGATATGCAAGATACTTTCTATATTGAAGAAGACAAGGTCTTGCTTCGGACGCATACGTCACCTGTTCAAGCACATGCCATGGATGCCCATGATTTCTCTAAGGGGCCTCTTCAAATGATCAGCCCTGGGAAAGTATATCGCCGGGATGCAGATGATGCCACCCACTCGCATCAATTCCATCAAATTGAAGGATTGGTTGTAGCTGAAAATGTAGGACTAGCTGATCTGAAAGGAACTCTTGAATTATTTGCTAAGCATATGTTTGGTGAAGAACGCCAAATCCGTTTACGCCCATCCTACTTTCCATTTACAGAGCCTTCTGTAGAGATTGATATTTCTTGTTTCAAATGTGAAGGCAAGGGCTGTAATATCTGTAAAGGAAGCGGTTGGATTGAAATTTTAGGAGGCGGTATGGTTCATCCGAATGTCCTTGAAATGTCAGGCATTGATAGCAGTAAGTATTCAGGGTATGCCTTTGGTCTTGGACCAGATCGGGTTGCGATGTTGAAGTACGGAATTGAAGATATTCGTCACTTCTATCAAAATGATTTGCGCTTTGTTCGTCAATTTCAAGAAAGAGGGTAAGAGAAGGCATGTTAGTCTCCTATAAATGGTTAAACGAATATGTGGATATAAAAGATATTGAAGTAGAAGATTTGGCTGATTTGATGTCTCGAACTGGCTTAGAGGTTGAAGGTATCGAACAGTTTGGAAAAGATTTGAAAAAAGTGGTAGTTGGTCACACCCTAAAGGTAGAAGATCATCCAGATGCGAGTCATCTACACGTCTGCCAGGTAGATGTAGGGGAAGAAGACCCTCTACAAATTGTATGTGGGGCACCGAATATTGCAGAAAATCAAAAGGTGATTGTCGCTTTACCGAATTCACGGGTAGCTGGCAATATAAAAATTAAAAAAGGTAAATTACGTGGCGTCGTTTCTCAAGGAATGATCTGTTCCTTACAAGAAATTGGCATTCCTGAAAATGTGGTGCCTAAGGCTTATGCGGATGGCATTATGGTTTTACCAGAAGATGCCCCTGTTGGAGAAGATATCAAAACTTACTTGGGCTTAGAGGATCCTATCTTAGATATTGATATTACGCCTAACCGTGCAGATGCTTTATCGCTTCGAGGGGTTGCTCATGAAGTGGGTGCAATCTATGATCGAAAAGTTACTTTTCCAACTTCTCCAGAAGAAGTGGAAGGAAACTTGAAGGATGAAGTGGAGTTAAAAGTAGAAGATACGACACTTTTCCCTGAATACAATGCTTTCTTGGTAAAAAATGTCAAAGTTCAACCTAGCCCACTCAAAATTCAAATGCGATTGATGAAGGAAGGAATTCGTCCAATCAATAATGTGGTGGACGCAACGAACTATGTCCTCTTA includes the following:
- the pepV gene encoding dipeptidase PepV, producing MKINWQEEVSKIKEAYFEDLCTLLRIPSVREDDKATEEAPFGPGPKKALDTFLEMAKRDGFPTKNVANVAGRLEFGQGNEIMGIIGHLDVVPVDDSWLTDPFEPTFKDGKLYARGVSDDKGPMLACYYALKMIRNLKLPVSKKVHFIVGTDEESDWRCLHRYLETEPLPDFGISPDAMFPVINGEKGGYTVDLKFGALQGVLKSFTAGQRENMVPGEATAVIEGFNPLLVQEAADQFNAQQSVQITVEEKGQELTVIAHGKVSHGAFPENGHNAATYLAAFLTSLDAKLEKDPYLSFIANVLHLDFKGQKVGISHHDPVMGDLSLNSGVFYKEGDKQVITVNIRFPQGQSFEQLDARFDELGQQFGFERVTGPSNKLPHYVPMDDPLVKTLLAVYEEHTGMEGYETVIGGGTYARLMKRGVAFGAEFPDEENTMHEPNEVQSLDRLLLTIAIYADAIYRLIQ
- a CDS encoding TrmH family RNA methyltransferase yields the protein MITSKNNPTIKALKKLHTRKGRQKAHQYLIEGPHLVKEAIQSQAPIKAIYALEEKREEDYKSYPLETISSEVADALSQTEQTQGVYALIGLREEVNLEPTSPHILLVDAIQDPGNLGTLIRTADAFSYRDIYLGQGTIDPYNDKVVRSMQGSQFHVNLHQVDLEKWIPRLQSKGYLIMATELNPSAQALERLSFNPHQKFGIVLGNEGNGVCSSVIEKSDLSLYITMPGCAESLNVAIAGAIAMHHFVSVPSV
- the pheS gene encoding phenylalanine--tRNA ligase subunit alpha; translated protein: MDIIADLKKIEQTIQEKVQSIGRLEDIQDIRVKYLGKKGPITEALRHMKDLSAEERPKVGAYANQLKNKVSSALQEKEEVLEQEALKAKLEAESLDVTLPGKRHQMGYRHIISQVMEEIEDLFLAQGYKIVNGTELESDYYNFKRMNLPENHPARDMQDTFYIEEDKVLLRTHTSPVQAHAMDAHDFSKGPLQMISPGKVYRRDADDATHSHQFHQIEGLVVAENVGLADLKGTLELFAKHMFGEERQIRLRPSYFPFTEPSVEIDISCFKCEGKGCNICKGSGWIEILGGGMVHPNVLEMSGIDSSKYSGYAFGLGPDRVAMLKYGIEDIRHFYQNDLRFVRQFQERG